A region from the Desulfomarina profundi genome encodes:
- a CDS encoding glycosyltransferase family 2 protein translates to MLLSIVIPLLNEEKNIPLLYQELNEVLSAIDHEYEILFIDDGSTDRSLELLKEIQEKDSHVVVISFRKNFGQTAAMAAGFDYAEGDVIITMDADLQNDPHDIPKLLVEIEAGNDVVTGWRYDRKDAFINRRLPSIIANKIISKTTGVNLHDYGCTLKAFKKEVIKNVRLYGEMHRFIPAIASGMGIDFTEVKVNHRPRRFGSSKYGISRTIRVILDLMTVKFLLSYATRPIQVFGLMGVLCGGIGFLIALIMTIQRQFMGVPLADRPLLFLAVLLIFIGIQFISLGLIAELQARTYHESQSKPVYFVKHVFGSEQESGEQ, encoded by the coding sequence GTGTTACTCTCTATTGTTATACCGTTGCTCAATGAGGAAAAAAATATTCCCCTGTTATACCAGGAGCTGAATGAAGTTCTGAGTGCAATCGATCATGAATATGAAATACTCTTCATCGATGACGGTTCCACCGATCGAAGTCTTGAGCTCCTGAAAGAAATACAGGAAAAGGACAGTCATGTGGTGGTAATCAGTTTCAGGAAAAATTTCGGTCAGACAGCAGCCATGGCTGCCGGATTTGATTACGCCGAAGGGGATGTCATTATTACTATGGATGCTGATCTGCAGAATGATCCCCACGATATCCCGAAACTCCTGGTGGAGATTGAAGCTGGTAATGATGTGGTGACAGGATGGCGTTATGACCGTAAGGACGCCTTTATAAACAGACGGTTGCCTTCCATTATCGCCAACAAGATTATCTCGAAAACTACGGGTGTCAATCTCCATGACTATGGCTGTACCCTGAAGGCATTTAAGAAGGAAGTGATTAAAAATGTACGATTGTATGGTGAGATGCACAGGTTCATTCCGGCAATTGCTTCCGGAATGGGGATAGATTTTACCGAGGTCAAGGTGAATCACAGGCCAAGAAGGTTTGGTTCATCCAAGTATGGTATCTCGCGGACTATCAGGGTTATTCTTGATCTTATGACCGTTAAATTTCTGCTCAGCTACGCCACCAGACCGATTCAGGTTTTTGGTCTGATGGGTGTTCTCTGTGGTGGAATCGGTTTTCTCATTGCTCTTATTATGACCATACAGCGGCAGTTCATGGGAGTTCCTCTTGCCGACAGGCCTCTTCTTTTTCTGGCAGTACTGCTTATTTTCATAGGTATTCAGTTTATTTCACTTGGGCTGATTGCCGAACTTCAGGCCAGGACATATCACGAGTCACAGAGTAAACCGGTTTATTTCGTTAAACATGTTTTCGGAAGCGAGCAGGAAAGTGGGGAACAGTAA
- a CDS encoding glycosyltransferase family 2 protein, protein MSMENPLIEIVIPNWNGRQMLAHCLSSLEVQTNRNFCVTVVDNGSEDGSLELLENEFPKVRLLRFTENRGFSVAVNRGIRKARASWILLLNNDMEVAPDCLEHLIQGIEKYKKYDFFALKMINFNNRDFLDGAGDAVLRGGVGYRLGTMEKDSDMYRVDRDVFGACGGGALYSRKFFDKVGLFDNVFFAYLEDVDLNLRARRLGMRCRYLSSAMVFHIGSATTGKKVNAFTIRLSTRNNFAVVVKNYSFGMALRFLFPFTIYQFAWLLFVVKKRMFFSYCRGILETFRLLPEVIGKRREILADPGNILEKEFRRAVVTSEKEAVESIMARRSAEGKTNLLFGWYCRIFF, encoded by the coding sequence ATGTCAATGGAAAATCCATTGATTGAGATTGTTATTCCCAATTGGAACGGCCGGCAGATGCTGGCCCACTGTCTGTCTTCTCTTGAGGTCCAGACAAACCGAAATTTTTGTGTAACGGTTGTGGATAACGGTTCGGAAGACGGTTCCCTGGAATTGCTGGAAAATGAATTTCCCAAAGTCAGACTTCTCCGGTTCACGGAAAATCGCGGCTTTTCAGTGGCGGTCAACCGGGGAATCCGCAAAGCGCGGGCATCCTGGATACTCCTGTTGAATAATGATATGGAAGTGGCACCTGACTGTCTTGAACACCTGATCCAGGGGATAGAAAAATACAAGAAGTATGATTTTTTTGCCCTGAAGATGATCAATTTCAATAATCGGGACTTTCTTGACGGGGCAGGAGATGCCGTGCTGCGTGGCGGAGTCGGCTATCGACTTGGTACAATGGAAAAGGATAGTGATATGTACCGGGTTGACAGGGATGTTTTTGGTGCCTGTGGTGGTGGCGCCCTGTACAGTAGAAAGTTTTTTGATAAGGTTGGTCTTTTTGACAATGTTTTTTTCGCCTACCTTGAAGACGTCGACTTGAACCTGAGGGCGAGGCGGTTGGGTATGCGCTGCCGGTATCTCTCTTCCGCCATGGTCTTTCATATCGGCAGTGCCACTACGGGAAAGAAAGTGAATGCGTTTACGATTCGGTTGTCTACCAGGAATAATTTTGCTGTAGTGGTCAAGAATTACTCATTTGGCATGGCTCTGCGTTTTCTCTTTCCTTTCACCATTTATCAGTTTGCCTGGCTCCTTTTTGTTGTTAAAAAGAGGATGTTTTTCTCATATTGCAGGGGTATCCTGGAAACATTCAGGCTTTTGCCGGAGGTTATCGGCAAAAGAAGGGAAATCCTGGCTGATCCCGGTAATATTTTGGAAAAAGAGTTCAGGCGTGCTGTTGTCACTTCGGAAAAAGAAGCGGTGGAGTCGATAATGGCACGAAGGAGCGCGGAAGGGAAAACAAATCTTCTCTTTGGGTGGTATTGCAGGATATTCTTCTGA
- a CDS encoding lysylphosphatidylglycerol synthase transmembrane domain-containing protein has protein sequence MNKIPGPVKLIIKIVLSIAFFSVLLSFVRGNELLELFSRINWVFFLLSFVVTVVMVAASCAKWKLILDLKDDIPYRELFRIYMVGYFFSNILPSTVGGDVVRSYYAGRLIENQGYSAVSVFVERFSGIFFLFFLVTVAPLFQTGLYQSPYILFPALAGGCLAMITIWVWKAENPFALPDGIARFCLAILRKTGDVPLLGFFKRVADSLERLYSGIIDRLKKLRKELDVAMAAVRENKRFLQRLILLTVLFYLLTWVNVYTAFMAFDVHVDFLAICAIVPAIMLVAHVPVTLLGNLGYFESVFVFYFLLVGVGGAESLAMGLLLRLKMLFMGAIGYIVYLTYRQKFIPDTADTLQHGGNKEI, from the coding sequence ATGAACAAGATTCCCGGCCCGGTAAAGCTGATTATAAAAATCGTCCTCAGTATTGCTTTTTTTTCGGTACTGCTTTCTTTTGTACGGGGGAATGAACTGCTTGAGCTTTTTTCCCGGATCAACTGGGTGTTTTTTTTGTTGTCCTTCGTTGTGACCGTTGTCATGGTTGCTGCGAGTTGTGCAAAATGGAAATTGATTCTCGACTTGAAAGACGATATTCCATACCGGGAGTTATTTCGGATTTACATGGTGGGTTATTTTTTTTCTAATATTCTGCCCTCCACCGTAGGGGGTGATGTCGTCCGTTCATATTACGCAGGAAGATTGATTGAGAACCAGGGATACTCTGCCGTCAGTGTATTTGTTGAACGTTTTTCTGGTATTTTCTTTCTTTTTTTCCTGGTGACAGTGGCTCCACTCTTTCAAACCGGGCTCTATCAGAGCCCCTATATTTTATTTCCGGCACTGGCCGGAGGCTGTCTTGCCATGATTACCATCTGGGTCTGGAAGGCAGAAAACCCTTTTGCACTCCCTGACGGGATTGCCAGGTTTTGCCTGGCCATATTGCGTAAAACGGGTGATGTTCCTTTGCTGGGATTTTTTAAAAGAGTTGCCGACAGTCTGGAAAGACTGTATTCAGGCATTATTGATCGTTTAAAAAAACTGCGGAAGGAACTGGATGTTGCGATGGCCGCGGTAAGAGAAAACAAACGTTTTCTCCAGCGTCTTATCCTTCTTACTGTCCTGTTCTATCTTCTTACATGGGTGAATGTGTATACAGCCTTTATGGCATTTGATGTTCATGTCGATTTTCTGGCTATCTGTGCCATTGTTCCGGCTATAATGCTGGTTGCCCATGTACCGGTCACATTATTGGGGAATCTGGGTTATTTTGAATCGGTCTTTGTTTTTTATTTTCTGCTGGTGGGTGTGGGTGGTGCTGAATCCCTGGCCATGGGGTTGCTGCTTCGCCTGAAAATGCTGTTTATGGGTGCAATCGGTTACATCGTATACCTGACGTACAGGCAGAAATTTATTCCTGATACTGCCGACACTCTGCAACATGGTGGAAATAAAGAAATCTGA
- the bioB gene encoding biotin synthase BioB produces MIKKYLRQVQAGEDLSFEQAIELAECASPSELYNAADELRKSIHGNNFDLCSIVNARSGRCSENCKFCAQSSHYEVDVTTYDIVASETALKMALQNEQQGVRRFSLVTAGRAVSHSLLDEIETIYKLLEEKTGMLFCASMGFLTREKAERLKAMGVRRYHCNLETCRSFFKKVCTTHTWEEKVETIQIARQAGMDICSGGIIGMGESGEQRLELAFELRDLGILSIPINILTPIANTPFAHLKPLGVGEVLTTIAMFRFINPRAVIRLAGGRNLLGDQQGRCFMSGANGAIVGDYLTTVGNSLREDVRMVKDLGFDIDGNEKK; encoded by the coding sequence ATGATAAAAAAATACCTGCGTCAAGTGCAGGCCGGGGAGGACCTGAGCTTTGAACAGGCAATTGAGCTGGCGGAGTGCGCCTCTCCCTCCGAACTGTACAATGCTGCCGATGAGTTGCGGAAAAGTATCCATGGTAATAATTTTGATCTTTGTTCCATTGTCAACGCAAGATCAGGGAGATGCTCGGAGAACTGTAAGTTCTGCGCCCAATCCTCCCACTACGAGGTTGATGTCACAACCTATGATATTGTGGCCAGTGAAACCGCGTTGAAGATGGCCCTGCAGAATGAGCAACAGGGTGTCAGGCGGTTTTCCCTTGTTACTGCCGGCAGGGCTGTTTCCCATTCTCTCCTGGATGAAATTGAAACAATCTATAAGTTGCTCGAAGAAAAAACCGGCATGCTTTTCTGTGCGTCCATGGGATTTCTTACCAGAGAAAAAGCAGAAAGATTAAAAGCCATGGGTGTTCGCAGATACCATTGCAACCTTGAAACCTGTCGGAGTTTTTTCAAAAAGGTCTGTACAACCCATACCTGGGAAGAAAAGGTTGAAACAATACAGATTGCCCGCCAGGCCGGAATGGATATCTGTTCCGGGGGGATCATAGGTATGGGAGAAAGTGGTGAGCAGCGGCTTGAACTGGCCTTTGAACTGCGTGATCTCGGTATTCTCTCAATTCCCATCAATATCCTGACACCCATTGCCAATACACCTTTTGCACACCTGAAACCCCTGGGGGTTGGAGAAGTGCTGACCACTATAGCCATGTTTCGGTTTATCAATCCCAGGGCTGTAATCAGGCTTGCAGGCGGCAGAAATCTCCTTGGCGACCAGCAGGGTCGTTGTTTCATGTCAGGAGCCAATGGTGCAATTGTCGGCGATTACCTGACGACGGTCGGTAACAGTCTCAGGGAAGATGTCAGGATGGTGAAGGATCTCGGTTTTGACATTGACGGAAATGAAAAAAAATAG
- a CDS encoding methyltransferase domain-containing protein, whose product MKTVLDKERVAKHFGSCLETYEDNATVQQEISRQFFNLLSRHEISAFSRVLEIGCCTGFLTELICSAHVVKSIWLNDIVPEFCSITAERIKRNVKEIHLLPGDIEAQILPEGLDIVLSSSTFQWLQDLEKLFARIHGCLNEGGILAFSLFGPGTMEEIRSLTGRGLPYLEHSELQKITTAFFDLVHIHRERKRIYLPSVRAVLRHIRKTGVGDLAAPGGRFRNSESLKGSIEHVLKMISGFR is encoded by the coding sequence ATGAAAACAGTACTGGATAAAGAACGTGTTGCCAAACATTTTGGGTCATGTCTTGAAACGTATGAAGACAATGCCACTGTTCAACAGGAGATCAGCAGGCAGTTTTTTAATCTGCTGTCCCGGCATGAGATTTCAGCGTTTTCAAGGGTTCTTGAAATTGGATGCTGTACCGGGTTTCTGACGGAATTAATCTGTTCGGCACATGTTGTAAAATCGATCTGGCTCAACGATATTGTCCCGGAATTCTGCTCAATTACCGCTGAAAGAATAAAGAGAAATGTCAAAGAAATACATCTTCTTCCCGGAGATATAGAAGCGCAAATTTTACCGGAAGGACTCGATATTGTTCTCTCCTCATCCACTTTTCAATGGCTTCAGGACCTCGAAAAACTCTTTGCCCGAATTCATGGTTGCCTGAATGAAGGTGGTATTCTGGCTTTTTCTCTCTTCGGCCCGGGCACCATGGAGGAAATCCGCTCACTTACGGGAAGAGGACTGCCTTATCTTGAACATTCTGAACTTCAAAAGATAACAACCGCCTTTTTTGATCTCGTTCATATCCACAGGGAAAGAAAACGTATTTATCTGCCGTCTGTCAGAGCTGTGCTTCGACATATACGGAAGACCGGGGTCGGGGACTTGGCAGCCCCGGGTGGAAGGTTTCGGAATTCAGAAAGTTTGAAAGGGAGTATAGAGCACGTTTTGAAGATGATTTCGGGATTCCGGTAA
- a CDS encoding aminotransferase class I/II-fold pyridoxal phosphate-dependent enzyme has product MESGDRYSLDYFALGSTSSRLLTGDSEVARKLEKRLREVYGRSGCLLFNSGYHANIGILPALLGRKDLILSDKLNHASIMDGMRLCQATYKRYRHRDYDHLVSLLKKLRKRFEKVIIVSESVFSMDGDVVDIGKLVAVKEEFDCTLYLDEAHAIGLYGEKGLGMAEEQGCLRGVDYLVGTFGKAPASMGAFVICAEEISRYLVNHSRSFIFTTGLPPIIHNWNLFVLEEILLCEKKRRHLQSLSGKLRSELVKNGLVTDGSTNIVPVMIGEDKLAVTLAEMMRDKKYLVFPVRPPAVPEGTARFRLSLTAGMNWDDIKAFPEQLAEAMNRSRS; this is encoded by the coding sequence ATGGAATCCGGAGATCGGTATTCCCTGGATTATTTCGCGCTTGGATCTACCTCATCGCGCCTTCTGACCGGAGACTCGGAGGTTGCCCGGAAGCTGGAAAAACGTCTTCGGGAAGTCTATGGGAGGAGTGGCTGCCTTCTCTTCAATTCCGGATATCATGCAAATATTGGAATTCTTCCCGCATTGTTAGGGAGAAAAGATCTTATTCTCAGTGATAAACTGAATCATGCATCCATAATGGACGGTATGAGACTGTGTCAAGCGACCTACAAAAGGTATCGTCACCGGGATTATGATCATCTTGTTTCTCTGCTGAAAAAATTGAGAAAACGGTTCGAAAAAGTGATCATCGTCAGCGAGTCTGTTTTCAGTATGGATGGTGATGTCGTCGATATCGGCAAACTGGTAGCTGTTAAAGAGGAATTTGATTGTACCCTTTATCTGGACGAGGCCCATGCCATTGGCCTCTATGGAGAAAAAGGCCTTGGTATGGCAGAGGAACAGGGCTGTCTGAGAGGTGTAGATTATCTTGTGGGAACATTTGGCAAGGCTCCTGCCTCAATGGGTGCCTTTGTTATCTGTGCAGAGGAAATCTCCAGGTATCTTGTAAACCACAGCCGGTCATTTATATTCACCACCGGTTTGCCTCCGATTATTCACAACTGGAACCTGTTTGTTCTGGAAGAGATTCTTCTGTGTGAAAAAAAACGGAGGCATCTTCAGTCCCTTTCCGGGAAATTACGGTCGGAACTGGTAAAAAATGGCTTGGTGACGGATGGTTCCACCAACATTGTTCCCGTAATGATCGGCGAAGATAAACTGGCGGTAACGCTTGCGGAAATGATGCGGGATAAGAAATATCTTGTGTTTCCGGTAAGGCCACCGGCCGTTCCCGAAGGTACCGCGAGATTCAGGTTGTCACTCACGGCCGGTATGAATTGGGATGACATAAAAGCATTTCCAGAACAGCTTGCGGAGGCTATGAACCGGAGCCGGTCATAG
- the bioD gene encoding dethiobiotin synthase: protein MKKVYCITGIDTDIGKTVAVGLMARALQERGIKVITQKAVQTGCTDISEDIVVHRRLMGIDLLDMDREDLTCPYLFSVPCSPHLAATLDGRTIDIGRIRRATDLLLEQFDVVLFEGAGGLSVPLTEDILFIDYLQKEQYPLILVSGPKLGSINHTLNSLELARRRNLQVAALIYNRFIDEDERIAVDSKEIFKKFMIKNGFTGPVIDLFPLSEYWNGSIPFPDFQGVFNEL from the coding sequence TTGAAAAAGGTTTACTGCATAACGGGCATTGATACGGATATTGGTAAAACTGTTGCTGTCGGCCTTATGGCGAGAGCATTGCAGGAAAGGGGAATCAAGGTGATTACCCAGAAAGCAGTTCAGACCGGATGTACGGATATCAGTGAGGATATCGTGGTTCACAGACGTTTGATGGGGATCGACCTTCTTGATATGGACAGGGAGGATCTGACATGTCCCTACCTGTTTTCTGTCCCCTGCTCGCCACACCTGGCGGCGACGCTCGATGGCAGGACCATTGATATTGGCAGGATCAGGAGGGCGACCGATCTTCTCCTGGAACAGTTTGATGTGGTGCTTTTTGAAGGAGCCGGTGGTTTATCTGTTCCCCTGACTGAGGATATCCTCTTTATTGATTATCTGCAGAAAGAACAGTATCCTCTCATCCTCGTGTCCGGTCCGAAACTGGGATCCATCAATCACACTCTCAACAGTCTGGAGCTGGCCCGGAGAAGAAATCTGCAGGTCGCTGCCCTGATTTATAACAGGTTCATTGATGAGGATGAGAGAATCGCTGTTGATTCAAAGGAAATTTTTAAAAAATTTATGATAAAAAATGGTTTTACAGGGCCGGTAATCGATCTTTTTCCGCTTTCAGAGTACTGGAACGGTTCAATCCCGTTTCCTGATTTCCAAGGTGTTTTTAATGAATTATAA
- a CDS encoding glycosyltransferase, with amino-acid sequence MTAGIHIIIVTHDSQEVLPQCLTHLAAQTVEITSIIIVDSGSADRQYLECCRKADNIKLVKTGNIGFGRANNLGFSLVQDLEGIVVFLNPDTFLPPGFLAKVLDVMDGKKKIGILSGKLLGYDPGKNRATGKIDSTGIFRKWYGRWYDRGMGEKDRGRYNKKNTLPAVCGALMICPVEVLRRYGEEVFDPLFFLYKEDIELSLRLHRDGYDLVYEPCLVAFHCRGWRRDRRKIPFNLRLMASKNEIQLYRKHPSPYILWAITKYLLVRFCRL; translated from the coding sequence ATGACTGCCGGAATACATATAATCATTGTTACCCATGATTCTCAGGAAGTCCTGCCCCAGTGTCTTACCCACCTGGCCGCGCAGACTGTTGAAATAACATCAATTATCATTGTGGACAGTGGTTCTGCAGACAGACAGTACCTGGAATGTTGCAGAAAGGCAGACAATATCAAGCTGGTGAAGACTGGTAATATAGGTTTTGGAAGGGCAAATAATCTCGGGTTTTCCCTTGTACAGGATCTTGAGGGAATAGTCGTGTTTCTGAATCCGGATACCTTTCTTCCCCCGGGTTTTCTTGCCAAAGTCCTTGATGTAATGGATGGGAAGAAGAAAATCGGCATACTTTCCGGTAAACTTTTGGGCTATGATCCGGGAAAAAACAGGGCTACCGGGAAGATAGATTCCACCGGTATCTTCCGCAAATGGTATGGTCGCTGGTATGACCGGGGTATGGGGGAGAAGGATCGAGGCCGGTATAATAAAAAAAATACTCTGCCGGCAGTTTGCGGAGCGTTAATGATATGTCCGGTTGAGGTACTGAGAAGATATGGCGAAGAAGTTTTTGACCCGCTTTTTTTTCTGTACAAGGAGGACATTGAACTTTCACTGCGATTGCATCGGGATGGCTATGATCTTGTCTATGAGCCCTGTCTTGTTGCCTTTCATTGCCGTGGCTGGAGGAGAGACAGGAGGAAGATTCCTTTTAATCTGCGTCTCATGGCCTCGAAAAACGAGATACAGCTCTACAGGAAACATCCGTCACCATACATTCTCTGGGCAATTACAAAATATCTGCTGGTGAGGTTTTGCAGGCTATGA
- the bioA gene encoding adenosylmethionine--8-amino-7-oxononanoate transaminase, giving the protein MKKNRMGALENGGRRAEEILAFDRKHLWHPYTSIEKPLPVFLVESADGCRIRLNDGTELIDGMASWWSVIHGYNHPRLNNAIKEQVDTLAHVMFGGLTHEPAVTLAKILIEHMPPGLNRVFFCDSGSIAVEVAMKMAIQYSFAQGINGKNRFLTLRSGYHGDSFHAMSVCDPIGGMHSIYKGVLPEYYFADTPRCRFSDAWDESDIDSFENLIRKNHQRICGVILEPIVQGAGGMRFYHPQYLRKVRELCDEFEVLLIADEIATGFGRSGELFGCDHAGIVPDIMCLGKALTGGYMTMAAVMAGEHVGRVLSKNEPGVFMHGPTFMANPLGCRVAIASLELLFDSDWRQRVKAVESVLKKGFAPCNQLETVADVRVLGAIGVVELKQPVNMERIQKRFVEHGIWVRPFGKLVYVMPPYIIQQDELEFLLAGIRKVLEIEADS; this is encoded by the coding sequence ATGAAAAAAAATAGGATGGGTGCCTTGGAGAACGGGGGCAGGAGAGCAGAGGAAATACTGGCCTTTGATCGGAAACATCTCTGGCATCCCTATACCTCCATTGAAAAACCACTTCCCGTATTTCTTGTTGAGTCTGCTGATGGTTGCAGGATCAGGCTCAATGACGGGACGGAACTCATTGACGGTATGGCCTCCTGGTGGTCGGTAATCCATGGTTATAATCACCCCCGTCTCAATAATGCGATCAAGGAGCAGGTGGATACCCTGGCCCATGTGATGTTCGGCGGATTGACCCATGAACCGGCCGTTACTCTGGCAAAAATACTGATTGAACACATGCCGCCCGGGCTCAACCGTGTATTTTTCTGCGATTCCGGTTCCATCGCAGTTGAAGTTGCCATGAAGATGGCCATTCAGTACTCTTTCGCCCAGGGAATCAACGGAAAAAACAGGTTTCTCACTCTCCGTTCAGGGTATCATGGGGATAGTTTTCACGCCATGTCTGTCTGTGATCCCATAGGGGGAATGCACTCCATATACAAGGGAGTTCTGCCGGAATATTATTTTGCAGATACTCCCCGCTGTCGTTTTTCAGATGCCTGGGATGAAAGTGATATTGATTCTTTTGAAAACCTGATCCGAAAAAATCATCAACGTATCTGTGGTGTTATTCTGGAGCCGATTGTCCAAGGTGCCGGCGGGATGAGATTTTATCATCCGCAATATTTACGAAAGGTAAGAGAACTCTGTGACGAGTTTGAAGTTCTGCTGATAGCGGATGAAATTGCGACCGGATTTGGTCGCTCAGGTGAGCTGTTTGGCTGTGATCATGCCGGGATTGTCCCGGATATCATGTGCCTGGGCAAGGCGCTTACAGGTGGTTACATGACTATGGCTGCAGTTATGGCCGGGGAGCATGTGGGTCGGGTCTTGTCAAAAAACGAGCCGGGTGTTTTCATGCATGGCCCCACTTTTATGGCCAACCCCCTTGGGTGTCGGGTGGCCATCGCCTCCCTCGAATTGCTCTTTGATTCCGACTGGCGACAACGGGTTAAGGCGGTTGAGTCTGTTTTAAAAAAAGGATTTGCTCCCTGCAACCAGTTGGAAACTGTGGCCGATGTCCGTGTTCTCGGGGCAATCGGGGTTGTTGAGCTCAAGCAACCGGTCAACATGGAACGTATCCAGAAACGGTTTGTTGAACATGGTATCTGGGTCAGGCCTTTTGGTAAGCTTGTCTATGTAATGCCGCCCTATATTATTCAACAGGATGAACTGGAGTTCCTGCTGGCGGGTATTCGAAAAGTTCTGGAAATTGAGGCGGACTCATGA
- a CDS encoding DUF452 family protein, translating into MRQIWLHKKKCDTLIVFFNGWGMDDRPFRPLMAEEYDVCMFFDFRTMETTDRDMEALFTAYKEVILVSWSMGVWVGQKIFARKRKLFTRTIAINGTLCPVDDTRGIPEKIYDDTLAEFGEEARKKFYRRMCREKTNLRKFLSNQPERSIVSQRGELEILRKSTDCVPAGLSVYDEIIVAENDWIIPTRNQLYFWKDRAIKTLPGFHFLFYEWQSWDQLVCSVTIR; encoded by the coding sequence TTGAGACAGATATGGCTCCATAAAAAGAAGTGTGATACCCTGATTGTTTTTTTCAACGGCTGGGGAATGGATGACAGACCGTTTCGACCGCTTATGGCCGAAGAATATGATGTCTGTATGTTTTTCGATTTTCGCACCATGGAGACGACAGATCGGGATATGGAAGCGCTCTTTACTGCTTATAAAGAAGTGATTCTGGTAAGCTGGTCCATGGGGGTCTGGGTCGGACAGAAAATATTCGCCCGGAAAAGAAAATTATTTACGAGGACAATTGCCATAAACGGTACCCTTTGTCCGGTTGATGATACCAGGGGTATCCCTGAAAAAATCTATGATGATACCCTGGCGGAATTTGGGGAGGAAGCCAGGAAGAAGTTTTACCGCAGGATGTGCAGGGAAAAGACAAATTTAAGAAAATTTCTGAGTAATCAGCCCGAAAGAAGTATTGTAAGTCAGCGTGGAGAGCTGGAAATACTCAGGAAAAGTACTGACTGTGTTCCAGCTGGTCTGTCTGTATATGACGAAATTATTGTCGCAGAGAATGACTGGATTATCCCCACACGTAATCAGTTATATTTCTGGAAAGACAGGGCTATTAAAACTTTGCCAGGGTTTCATTTTCTTTTTTACGAATGGCAGAGCTGGGACCAGCTTGTCTGTTCTGTTACGATACGATGA
- the fabD gene encoding ACP S-malonyltransferase, with the protein MKLAVLFPGQGSQYIGMGQEFIEKDNEYKELMAMAEAACDLNLNRLCGEGPLEDLTRVANLQPAITITNLICWHAFLKDGGDEFNVNCFAGHSLGEYSALYGAGVLNAEDTLKLVSKRGMLMEREGTANPGGMRAVLGLSVEEIEEVIGGCDKCGVVTAANHNTPLQTVISGDIEGLDAVTALVEEKGARVIPLNVSVANHSPLVAGAVPDFAEYMEKIEFKTPNVPVYFNVSAEQEKDTGKIKSMMARQIASRVRWCEIIQSMLAEGIDTFIEVGPKSVLKGMMRKIVPRGKKVTALQFDSPGSLEACLEKLRTCAAA; encoded by the coding sequence ATGAAACTGGCAGTACTTTTTCCCGGCCAGGGATCTCAATATATAGGAATGGGGCAGGAGTTTATTGAAAAAGATAATGAATATAAGGAGTTGATGGCCATGGCCGAGGCTGCATGCGATCTGAATCTGAATCGCCTGTGTGGAGAGGGGCCTCTTGAGGATCTCACCAGGGTGGCCAATCTGCAACCGGCCATTACCATCACAAATCTGATATGCTGGCATGCCTTTTTAAAAGATGGTGGTGATGAGTTTAATGTAAACTGTTTTGCCGGGCACAGCCTGGGTGAATATTCCGCCCTGTATGGTGCAGGAGTTCTCAATGCTGAAGATACACTGAAACTCGTCAGCAAGAGAGGAATGCTGATGGAAAGAGAAGGGACTGCCAATCCCGGAGGAATGCGGGCGGTTCTCGGTCTGAGTGTTGAGGAGATTGAAGAGGTAATTGGCGGGTGCGATAAATGTGGTGTTGTTACTGCCGCAAATCATAATACACCTCTTCAAACCGTCATTTCTGGAGATATTGAAGGACTCGATGCGGTGACAGCTCTCGTTGAAGAAAAAGGTGCGCGGGTGATTCCACTGAATGTGAGTGTTGCCAATCACTCTCCGCTTGTGGCAGGTGCTGTACCTGATTTTGCAGAATATATGGAAAAGATAGAGTTCAAAACGCCCAATGTCCCCGTTTATTTCAATGTTTCCGCAGAACAGGAAAAGGATACGGGTAAAATCAAATCAATGATGGCCAGGCAGATAGCGTCCAGGGTGAGGTGGTGTGAGATCATCCAATCCATGCTGGCCGAAGGGATTGATACCTTCATTGAAGTGGGACCCAAATCAGTTCTCAAGGGGATGATGCGGAAAATTGTTCCTCGAGGAAAAAAAGTGACTGCACTGCAGTTTGATTCTCCAGGGTCTCTTGAGGCATGTCTTGAAAAATTGCGTACCTGTGCAGCGGCTTGA